A genomic window from Halorubrum trapanicum includes:
- the moaA gene encoding GTP 3',8-cyclase MoaA, which yields MAGPLADDFGREVTGVRISLTDRCNFDCVYCHNEGLGDTRGPMEPSDEEMSADDVVRFLEVVEGYGVDAVKFTGGEPMLRQDLEEIIERTPDSMEVSMTTNGTFLPGRAEDLKAAGLDRVNVSQDALDPDDFAEVTKSGAYEKVLEGVKAAVDAGLDPVKLNMVVFTHTAGYVEEMVEHVADNEGLQLQLIQYMPELTGKPEWNVDIGRVHDWLAEEADRVEQREMHDRKRYFVGEESDDETGGMVEIVDPVENEDFCANCGRVRVTHEGYLKGCLNRNDDLRSMGEMTREEIAETFEEVVANRVPYYGEYLVEGEDGEYELNEKYLGTPSAAD from the coding sequence ATGGCCGGCCCACTCGCGGACGACTTCGGACGGGAGGTGACGGGCGTTCGGATCTCGCTCACCGACCGGTGTAACTTCGACTGCGTCTACTGTCACAACGAGGGGTTAGGCGACACGCGCGGGCCGATGGAGCCGAGCGACGAGGAGATGAGCGCGGACGACGTGGTCCGCTTCCTGGAGGTCGTCGAGGGGTACGGCGTCGACGCCGTGAAGTTCACGGGCGGCGAGCCGATGCTCCGGCAGGACTTAGAGGAGATCATCGAGCGCACGCCCGACTCGATGGAGGTCTCGATGACGACGAACGGCACCTTCCTCCCCGGGCGCGCCGAGGACCTGAAGGCCGCAGGGCTCGACCGCGTCAACGTCTCGCAGGACGCGCTCGACCCGGACGACTTCGCGGAGGTGACCAAGTCGGGCGCCTACGAGAAGGTCTTGGAGGGAGTCAAGGCCGCCGTCGACGCCGGGCTCGACCCAGTGAAGCTCAACATGGTCGTGTTCACGCACACCGCGGGCTACGTCGAGGAGATGGTCGAGCACGTCGCCGACAACGAGGGGCTCCAGCTCCAGCTCATCCAGTACATGCCGGAGCTGACGGGCAAGCCCGAGTGGAACGTCGACATCGGGCGCGTCCACGACTGGCTCGCGGAGGAGGCCGACCGCGTCGAACAGCGCGAGATGCACGACCGGAAGCGGTACTTCGTCGGCGAGGAGAGCGACGACGAGACGGGCGGCATGGTCGAGATCGTCGACCCCGTCGAGAACGAGGACTTTTGCGCCAACTGCGGCCGCGTCCGCGTCACCCACGAGGGGTACCTGAAGGGCTGTCTCAACCGCAACGACGACCTCCGCTCGATGGGCGAGATGACCCGCGAGGAGATCGCGGAGACGTTCGAGGAAGTGGTGGCGAACCGCGTGCCCTACTACGGCGAGTACCTCGTCGAGGGCGAGGACGGCGAGTACGAACTGAACGAGAAGTATCTCGGGACGCCGAGCGCGGCGGACTGA
- a CDS encoding MBL fold metallo-hydrolase: MELTVLGSGSAMPVPDRAQAGYLLDDGDRSLLVDCGSGVLQRLAGTDTGYEGVSTVLLTHHHLDHVAALLPLLKARWLAGEEHLEVVGPAGTKSLVDGLLDVHDYLDGRIDLAVREVSAGRPFTAGGFDVTARETRHSMEGFAYRFSPPSSDAAPADGPLALSGDTEAFAGMARFADGADLLVHDCSFPDDVDVSNHPTPTSLGESLAGAEIGTLLLSHLYPHTGGREREMEEAVREAGFDGEVRVATDGLRVSL; this comes from the coding sequence ATGGAACTCACCGTGCTCGGGTCCGGTAGCGCGATGCCGGTCCCCGACCGCGCGCAGGCCGGCTACCTCCTCGACGACGGCGACCGCTCGCTGCTGGTCGACTGCGGCAGCGGCGTCCTCCAGCGGCTCGCCGGCACCGACACCGGCTACGAGGGCGTCTCGACGGTCCTCCTTACCCACCACCACCTCGACCACGTCGCGGCGCTGCTCCCGCTCCTGAAGGCGCGCTGGCTCGCCGGCGAGGAACACCTCGAAGTGGTCGGCCCCGCGGGCACGAAGTCGCTCGTCGACGGCCTGCTCGACGTCCACGACTACCTCGACGGGCGGATCGACCTCGCCGTCCGCGAGGTGTCTGCGGGGCGTCCGTTCACCGCCGGCGGGTTCGACGTGACCGCGCGTGAGACGCGGCACTCGATGGAGGGGTTCGCCTACCGTTTCTCGCCGCCCAGTTCGGACGCGGCGCCCGCGGACGGGCCGCTCGCGCTCTCGGGCGACACCGAGGCGTTCGCGGGCATGGCGCGGTTCGCGGACGGCGCGGATCTCCTCGTCCACGACTGCTCGTTCCCGGACGACGTGGACGTGTCGAACCACCCGACGCCGACGAGCCTCGGCGAGTCGCTCGCGGGCGCCGAGATCGGGACGCTCCTCCTGTCGCACCTCTACCCGCACACCGGCGGCCGCGAGCGCGAGATGGAGGAGGCCGTCCGCGAGGCGGGGTTCGACGGCGAGGTGCGCGTCGCGACGGACGGGCTCCGCGTGTCGCTGTGA
- a CDS encoding universal stress protein: protein MYDEILVPTDGSEAVDRALDHAIRLATDHDATLHALYVVDQRVTTANSGDLHEEVVEDLESQGESAVDAVADAASDAGLDVETHIAHGTPDAEIVEYADEFGIDVIVMSPEGKSPRERIRSLGSVSDRVADDASVPVFLIK, encoded by the coding sequence ATGTACGACGAGATCCTGGTGCCGACCGACGGGAGCGAGGCCGTCGACCGTGCGCTCGACCACGCGATCCGGCTCGCGACGGACCACGACGCGACGCTCCACGCGCTGTACGTCGTCGACCAGCGGGTGACGACCGCGAACTCCGGCGACCTCCACGAGGAGGTCGTCGAGGACCTCGAATCGCAGGGGGAAAGCGCGGTCGACGCGGTCGCCGACGCGGCGAGCGACGCCGGCCTCGACGTCGAGACCCACATCGCGCACGGGACGCCGGACGCCGAGATCGTCGAGTACGCCGACGAGTTCGGCATCGACGTGATCGTGATGAGCCCGGAGGGGAAGTCGCCGCGCGAGCGGATCCGGTCGCTCGGGAGCGTCTCCGACCGCGTCGCCGACGACGCGTCGGTGCCGGTGTTCCTCATCAAATGA
- a CDS encoding diadenylate cyclase, with translation MSDLAIDYGDHERVREVVDRLTYCAEHVSVSFDGWEEPHVKGPGLYFAVIGDSDYGAYADRMGDNRWPRDTAPSVFDGDAFIGAAETVSVEQDGGIVVAVDGEVESQMVRFRDLGTRDEEAELVDDVSYEPWMGSRHMSAIETSVRPEVVATVTLSEETGRVSVFRDGEANSMRREEIGGRWRGE, from the coding sequence ATGAGCGACCTCGCCATCGACTACGGCGACCACGAGCGGGTGCGCGAGGTCGTCGACCGGCTGACCTACTGCGCCGAGCACGTCAGCGTCTCCTTCGACGGGTGGGAGGAGCCGCACGTGAAGGGACCGGGGCTGTACTTCGCCGTCATCGGCGACAGCGACTACGGCGCGTACGCGGACCGGATGGGCGACAACCGCTGGCCCCGCGACACCGCTCCCTCCGTCTTCGACGGGGACGCCTTCATTGGCGCCGCCGAGACGGTGAGTGTCGAGCAGGACGGCGGGATCGTCGTCGCGGTCGACGGCGAGGTCGAGAGCCAGATGGTCCGGTTCCGCGACCTCGGCACCCGCGACGAGGAGGCCGAGCTCGTGGACGACGTGAGCTACGAGCCGTGGATGGGGTCGCGGCACATGAGCGCGATCGAGACCTCCGTCCGGCCGGAGGTCGTCGCGACGGTGACGCTGAGCGAGGAGACCGGCCGCGTCAGCGTCTTCCGCGACGGCGAGGCGAACAGCATGCGGCGCGAGGAGATCGGCGGCCGCTGGCGCGGCGAGTAG
- the cruF gene encoding bisanhydrobacterioruberin hydratase, producing the protein MTDADGGGSAESASATSTGSGLDALRERAPDTRREAEALLDRIVRENRFTIAVVFPLVGAIALVGSAEGWIPEPFAFHPWFVLFGVVVMRSPLVVGVLPTVDRRALGWIGVLTAYTYLIEGVGVATGWPYGEFAYTVDLGPMLGGVPVALPVFFIPLVTNAYLLCLLLLGPRADSVWVRLATVIPVVVAMDVVLDPGAVSLGFWDFGGGAFYDVPLSNYAGWVLSAIVAVVTLDRAFAAAGIRERLRDCEFMLDDMVSFVILWGGINVWFGNLLPAAVAAAFGVGLVRADRFDTRPFTEWRRS; encoded by the coding sequence GTGACCGACGCGGACGGCGGGGGGTCGGCCGAGAGCGCGTCTGCCACGTCAACCGGTTCCGGACTCGACGCGCTCCGCGAGCGCGCGCCGGACACGCGCCGCGAGGCCGAGGCGCTGCTCGACCGAATCGTCCGCGAGAACCGCTTCACCATCGCGGTCGTCTTCCCGCTCGTGGGGGCGATCGCGCTCGTCGGCAGCGCCGAGGGGTGGATCCCCGAGCCGTTCGCGTTCCACCCGTGGTTCGTGCTGTTCGGCGTGGTCGTGATGCGCTCGCCGCTGGTCGTCGGCGTGCTGCCGACGGTCGACCGACGCGCGCTCGGTTGGATCGGCGTGTTGACCGCGTACACGTACCTCATCGAGGGGGTCGGCGTCGCGACCGGGTGGCCGTACGGCGAGTTCGCGTACACGGTCGACCTCGGGCCGATGCTCGGCGGCGTGCCAGTCGCGCTCCCGGTGTTCTTCATCCCCTTGGTGACCAACGCCTACCTGCTGTGCCTGCTCCTGCTCGGCCCGCGCGCCGACAGCGTGTGGGTCCGGCTGGCGACGGTGATCCCGGTCGTCGTCGCGATGGACGTCGTCTTGGACCCCGGCGCAGTCTCGCTCGGCTTCTGGGACTTCGGCGGCGGCGCGTTCTACGACGTCCCGCTCTCGAACTACGCCGGCTGGGTGCTGTCCGCGATCGTCGCGGTCGTCACGCTCGACCGCGCCTTCGCGGCGGCCGGCATCCGCGAGCGCCTCCGGGACTGCGAGTTCATGCTCGACGACATGGTGAGCTTCGTGATCCTCTGGGGCGGAATCAACGTCTGGTTCGGAAATCTCCTGCCCGCGGCGGTCGCGGCCGCGTTCGGCGTCGGCCTCGTCCGCGCCGACCGGTTCGACACGCGGCCGTTCACCGAGTGGCGGCGGTCGTAG
- a CDS encoding prenyltransferase yields the protein MISAVSDQNRSATDGDRAAPEERDRSAGSGSEGLRYLLVLSRPRFWLYLAGPVAVGVTYGIDAVSGLFTPVTVALALYFLVPANVFLYGVNDVFDADIDELNPKKDGREARWRGSRPVVAAVVASGALGLATLAITPRVAWPYLFGFLVLSVGYSAPPARFKTTPFLDSLSNGLYALPGAAAYATVAGAHPPLAALAGAWLWTMGMHTFSAIPDIEPDRAAGIDTTATLLGEGRTYAYCFAAWTAAAAGFWLVDARLGALLGVYPVFVAWVARSSVSVDRAYWWFPALNTVVGTLLSMGGLWRVYPIWEALP from the coding sequence CGACCAGAACCGATCCGCGACCGACGGCGACCGAGCCGCCCCGGAGGAACGGGACCGTTCCGCCGGGAGCGGGAGCGAGGGACTCCGCTACCTGCTGGTGCTGTCGCGGCCGCGCTTCTGGCTCTACCTCGCCGGCCCGGTCGCCGTCGGTGTCACCTACGGTATCGACGCCGTGAGCGGGCTGTTCACGCCCGTCACGGTCGCGCTCGCGCTCTACTTCCTCGTCCCGGCGAACGTGTTCCTCTACGGCGTCAACGACGTGTTCGACGCCGACATCGACGAGCTGAACCCGAAGAAGGACGGCCGCGAGGCGCGCTGGCGCGGGAGCAGGCCGGTGGTCGCCGCGGTCGTCGCCAGCGGCGCGCTCGGGCTCGCGACGCTCGCGATCACGCCCCGCGTCGCGTGGCCGTACCTGTTCGGCTTCCTCGTCCTCTCGGTCGGGTACAGCGCGCCGCCCGCCCGCTTCAAGACGACGCCGTTCCTCGACTCGCTGTCGAACGGGCTGTACGCGCTGCCCGGCGCGGCGGCGTACGCGACCGTCGCGGGCGCACACCCGCCGCTCGCGGCGCTCGCGGGGGCGTGGCTCTGGACGATGGGGATGCACACGTTCTCGGCGATCCCCGACATCGAACCGGACCGGGCCGCGGGGATCGACACGACCGCGACGCTGCTCGGCGAGGGGCGCACGTACGCGTACTGCTTCGCCGCGTGGACCGCCGCGGCCGCCGGGTTCTGGCTCGTCGACGCCCGACTCGGCGCTCTGCTCGGCGTGTACCCCGTCTTCGTCGCGTGGGTCGCGCGCTCGTCCGTGTCGGTCGACCGCGCCTACTGGTGGTTCCCGGCGCTGAACACCGTCGTCGGCACGCTGCTGTCGATGGGCGGCCTCTGGCGGGTGTACCCGATCTGGGAGGCGCTGCCGTGA